TCGCTCTTCACGTGGTCCATGAGGGCGCCGCAGAGGCTGAGGGGGATGACGCTCTCTGCGAGAAGGGGTAACCGGGTCTTCCAGGTCATTGGGTCTTTTCCTTCCACCAGCGGGTGCCTTCGGGCGAGTCTTCGAGGGTGATGCCCTGCTTGATGAGCTGGTCGCGGATCGCGTCGGCCTCGGCGAAGTTCCTCGCTGCGCGGAGCCGGTCGCGTTCCTTGACGAGGTCGTCGACAGCGGTGTCGCCCTGGTCGGCGTCGGCGATGTCGAAGGTTCCGAAGAGGTTGTTGACGTCCTGGATCAGCCGCAGGGAGGCCGGCCCGGACGGTTCCTGCGTGCGGTTCTGCTCGCGGATGAACTGGAAGAGGACGGCGAGGGCGCCTGGGGTGTCGAAGTCGTCGTCCAGGTGCTCGCGCATCTCCTTCCAGGTGTCGGTCGCCCGTGAGGTGTTCGCCGGACTGTCCGTGTGCGCGGGGTCGATGGTCCGGGCGAAGTTCTCGATCCGGCGACGTGCCGCACGGGCCTGCTCCAGCGTGGAGTCGTTCAGCTCCATGGAGGAGCGGTAGTGCTGGGAGAGGAACGCGTACCGCAGGGTGCGGGAGTCCGTGCGGGCGAGCGCGTCGCGGATGGTGAGGAAGTTCCCGGTGCTCTTCGACATCTTGTCGCCGTCGACCCGCAGGAGGCCGGTGTGCATCCAGTAGCGGGCCAGGGGCTCGATGCCGGAGGCGGCCTCCATCTGGGCGACCTCGGCTTCATGGTGGGGGAAGATGAGGTCGACGGCGCCGCCGTGCAGGTCGTACGAGGGGCCGAAGAAGGTCTCCGTGATCGCGGTGTCCTCGATGTGCCAGCCCGGTCGGCCCGGCCCCAGTTCGGTCTCCCAGAACGGTTCGCCGTCCTTGCGTCCCTTCCACAGAGCGAAGTCGCCAGGGCTGCGCTTCTTGGAGTGGTCGTCGATCCGCGAGACCGAGTCCTCGGGGCGCAGGTCGGTGCGGCCCGAGAGCTTGCCGTATCCGGGGAACGAGGCGAGGTCGAAGTACCAGCCGTCATCGAGCTGGTAGGCGTGGCCGCGGGCGATGAGCCGCTTGACCTGGTCCACGATCGCATCGATGTGATCGTGGGCACGCGCGTGGACGTCGACGCGGGTGTTCCCCAGCGCTGCCATGTCCTCCAGGTACTGCTTCTCGAACAGGGCCGCGATGTCCTCCGGAGGCACGTTCTCCTCCCGGGAACGCCGGATGATCTTGTCGTCCACGTCGGTGATGTTCTGGAGGTAGGTGACCTTGTAGCCGCTCGTTTCCAGGTACGCGGCGATGAAGTCGAACTGCGTGTACGTCTTCGCGTGCCCGACGTGGCTGGGGCCGTAGACGGTAGGTCCGCACACGAACATCCGCACCTCGGTCTCCCGCTCGGGGCGGAAATCCTCCGTCCGTCCGGTCAGTGTGTTGTGGACCTTGATCGCCATCGTTCCTCCTGGGTGAGCGGATCACGCAGCGTACTGACGTGCTGACAACAGCGTCTAATTGGAATCGTCGTACTCACCTCAGGAGACGAATCGGGGGAAGGGACGGTCAGCGAAGACGGATGCGTGTTCCCCGAGAATGTGGTGGTTGGCCCGCTGGTACGCCTTGCGCACGGTCTCGATGGCCCGGGTGCTCAGGTCCATTCCGGCCGAGCGGCAGAACGCCTCCAGGGCCTCGCACCGGCGCTCCAGGTCGACCATCGACAGGGGGTCGCACTGCTGGGCCTCGATCAGGAGGTTTTCCTGCTCGGTGCTGATCAGTCCCAGTGCGCCGAGGGAGTGCAGCTTCCACTTCATGTTCGGCAGCAGCCGGCCCGAGCGGGCGTATAGCCAGTCCACGATCTCGTCCAGGGCGCCCGACAGGACGAAGTGGCCGGTGGGGGTCCCGACGCGACGCGCCATGCGCAGGGGGATCTCGCGTACGTCCCAGGTGATTCGGTTGTGGAGCCGGCGGGTCTCGCCCTCCAGCCGCCAGAGCTGCTCTTTCGTCTTGCGGAGGATCAGCGCCTCGAAGGCGTTCTCGCGGTCGAGCAGCGGTTCGCCCTTGTTCGCGTAGGCGTCGCACTTGTCGCTGTTCCACGTCGTACGCGGGTCGGCCTCGTACTGGAACAGGAGCTGGTGGACGTTGACCTCCATGCGCCCCCAGGGAACCGGCAGGTAGAAGCTGAACTCGGGGACCCAGGCGGGGAGCCGTTCGCGAACCAGGGCGTAGGTGTCCGCCGGCGAGGGCCTCCACTCGTCCTCCTTGAGCGGGACGTCGAGGACGACGGCGAGGTCGAAATCGGAGTCGGTGCTGAACCGTGTGACGTTGTTGGGTGCGACGGCCGAGGAGGAGAGGACATAGAGCGCCTGGACCTCGGGCATGGACTGGAGGGTGTCGAGGAGGCCGGCGGCTGCGGCGCGGGCCTGCATTTTCAGGTCTTCCACGAGAACTCCTTGTCAGATGATCGGGCGATCCATCACGGCGCGGAGCGCCGGGACGAGATCCGGAGCGACACCGCCGTGGGTGCGCTGGATGTGTGCGAGCGAAGGGCTGCTGTTCCCCTCGATGACCACCGGTCCCCCCGGAGTGACTGCGATGTCCCAGCCGATGAAGGGGACCTGCGGGAACAGGCGGGCGCAGCGTGCGGCCAGCTCGCGGACCTCGCCGATGTGGGCGATCCTGTGGCCGGCGAACGGCACGGTGCTGACCTGGTGGCGCGTCTGGGCGTTGAGGTACCGGTCGTAGCCATGGCGGTCGAGTTCCCCGTCGGGGTGCACCCGGATCTGCAAGCCGCCATCGGCTGAGTTGTCCGTCGTACTGTCGACGCCGCCGAGCTTCAGCATCATGTAGAGCACCTCCGCGGTGCCCTCGGTCAGCAGGGTGATGACCCGGAAGGTGTTGAGCGCGTACGGGTTCAGCACGTCCAGGTCGTGGTGCTGCGGTACGTGGTGCTCGACCAGCCAGGCGCCCCACCGCTGCGCGTAGGCCGCGAGGTCGAAGCCGTCCTCGCCGGGCCGCACGATCACGACTCCGGAGCCGCCGCTGGAGTAGCGGGAGGGCTTGACCACCACGCGCCCGGAGCCGGAAGCGTGATCGAGGACGGCCTCCAGCGAAACCTCATCGCCCTCGGAGGTGACGCCTGCACGGCCGTTACCGCTCGCGATCAGTGGGGGCTGCGGGATGCCGGCGGAAGCAAGGATCTTCTTGCAGACGACCTTGTCGTCCAGGTCGATGGTGTCCCGGTTCACGCGGGGAAGGAGGCGGTGGAACAAGGCGGTCTCCGGCAGGTACGCACACGCCCGCTCGGAAGAAACCTCGCGCCGGTACCCGCCGTAGCGGAAGTAGTGGAACGGCAGGCAGCGCCACCGCGCGGAGACCATCACCAGATCCCCGGCGATCCGGGCCATGCTCTTCCGGCCCCCGTCGCGCAGCATCGTGGGAAGGTGCTCGCGGCTCATCTGCCGCACCTGGTAGGGGAGAAACCGTAGGCCGGATACACGGGGAAGAACCCGGGTACGGAACCACTCCTCGCTCATCGCCTGCCGGTGGTTGAACCCACGGTTCGCAGTGCGGGTCATGTCGCTCCTCCGATGTCTCAGTAGTCCGGGGTTCCGGCGATGGCCAGGGCAA
The Streptomyces sp. NBC_00091 genome window above contains:
- the cysS gene encoding cysteine--tRNA ligase — its product is MAIKVHNTLTGRTEDFRPERETEVRMFVCGPTVYGPSHVGHAKTYTQFDFIAAYLETSGYKVTYLQNITDVDDKIIRRSREENVPPEDIAALFEKQYLEDMAALGNTRVDVHARAHDHIDAIVDQVKRLIARGHAYQLDDGWYFDLASFPGYGKLSGRTDLRPEDSVSRIDDHSKKRSPGDFALWKGRKDGEPFWETELGPGRPGWHIEDTAITETFFGPSYDLHGGAVDLIFPHHEAEVAQMEAASGIEPLARYWMHTGLLRVDGDKMSKSTGNFLTIRDALARTDSRTLRYAFLSQHYRSSMELNDSTLEQARAARRRIENFARTIDPAHTDSPANTSRATDTWKEMREHLDDDFDTPGALAVLFQFIREQNRTQEPSGPASLRLIQDVNNLFGTFDIADADQGDTAVDDLVKERDRLRAARNFAEADAIRDQLIKQGITLEDSPEGTRWWKEKTQ
- a CDS encoding sugar-transfer associated ATP-grasp domain-containing protein — translated: MSREHLPTMLRDGGRKSMARIAGDLVMVSARWRCLPFHYFRYGGYRREVSSERACAYLPETALFHRLLPRVNRDTIDLDDKVVCKKILASAGIPQPPLIASGNGRAGVTSEGDEVSLEAVLDHASGSGRVVVKPSRYSSGGSGVVIVRPGEDGFDLAAYAQRWGAWLVEHHVPQHHDLDVLNPYALNTFRVITLLTEGTAEVLYMMLKLGGVDSTTDNSADGGLQIRVHPDGELDRHGYDRYLNAQTRHQVSTVPFAGHRIAHIGEVRELAARCARLFPQVPFIGWDIAVTPGGPVVIEGNSSPSLAHIQRTHGGVAPDLVPALRAVMDRPII